From the Fusobacterium ulcerans ATCC 49185 genome, the window AAATATAAATTTTCCTGTTTTTAGTAGGAGGTAATCAATATGCTTGATAAGTTAAAAAATTCTTTTTTATATTTTTCTATATTATTTATTATTACAGGGATATCATGTTTTATTGCATATAACTGGAATAAAATAGGAAATTTTACTAAGATGTCTATTCCAATGGCTTTGATTCTATTGGGAATAATTGGTTGGTTTATTTTTCAAAATAAAAAATCATATAGAGAACTTTCACTTTTTTCATCATCATTTTTTATAGGGACATTATTTGCTGTATTTGGACAGATATATCAAACAGGAGCTGATCCATATACACTGTTTAGAAATTGGGGGATATTTATACTGATTTTTTCTTTTATAGAAAAATTTTATCCTCTTTGGACTCTGAATGTAACAGTTTTTACAATAAGTGGAATGCTTTATATGAGATTGTATGGGAATTTTACAATGATATGTATTACAGGATCTATAATTATTTTATTTTTCTTTCTTATTTATATTGTTGTGATAAAAAAAATGTTAATAGAAGTAAAAAACTGGTTTTTCTATATCCTTGCTTTTTCTTCAACCACTTTAATGACAGCAGGAATATTCTGGAAGGTTTTAGGTATGGGATATTACAGAAGCTTTGATTTATATGGACCATTGTATTTATTGATATATATTGTATTTATAGGATTGCTTTTTCTGCTTGGAAAAAAAATAAGGAAGCAAGGATTAAATATTATAAGTATAGTTTCAATGACTTTTGTTATCTCTTCTTATATAATAAGAGAAATATCTGGGGTGGGCTCAGGTATTATTGGAATTTTCTTGATAATATGCCTTATTATAGGAAGCATTAGAATTATTACTAAAAATTATCTGTCTTCAAATTCAGTAAGAGTTATTTTAAATTTTTTCAAAGTAATTTTAGTAATATTGACAATAGCATTTTTCTCATTATTGATGTCTTTCTTTAGTCTTGGAGAAGAGGCAATTCTTGTAGCAGGAGCACTTCTTCTTGCAGCATCTTGCTTTCTTCCAAAGGTTTTAAAATTTAAAGAAGAAAAAAATGAAATAATAACATTCGTATCTGGGTTGACTTTAATTCTTGTG encodes:
- a CDS encoding DUF4401 domain-containing protein — encoded protein: MLDKLKNSFLYFSILFIITGISCFIAYNWNKIGNFTKMSIPMALILLGIIGWFIFQNKKSYRELSLFSSSFFIGTLFAVFGQIYQTGADPYTLFRNWGIFILIFSFIEKFYPLWTLNVTVFTISGMLYMRLYGNFTMICITGSIIILFFFLIYIVVIKKMLIEVKNWFFYILAFSSTTLMTAGIFWKVLGMGYYRSFDLYGPLYLLIYIVFIGLLFLLGKKIRKQGLNIISIVSMTFVISSYIIREISGVGSGIIGIFLIICLIIGSIRIITKNYLSSNSVRVILNFFKVILVILTIAFFSLLMSFFSLGEEAILVAGALLLAASCFLPKVLKFKEEKNEIITFVSGLTLILVYLQERMRLSTTTIVGIGWMIYGGFYILRHSKILDFLIVPAVISGLIMIFPGTKEYSKTLILVIPLIFILVSSCNEKMKIAKTERIKRITRGAEITAFIQAIVVSSTLFRYNYYDPYIVNGIILAIALGLLYKIFAGKNYFAFFIIAVLVGFLSFFCLGAYGVNLGIMLILLYMYRDEKYMIGAAVIFLGGEISFYYYSLHITLLEKSYLMIKSGALLFLGFLILSKITCKAMERGEEL